One window of Bacillus sp. (in: firmicutes) genomic DNA carries:
- a CDS encoding alkylphosphonate utilization protein — MANLPNCPKCNSQYTYEDGSLLICPECAYEWTLEAETEKNEDQKIIKDANGNILQDGDTVTVIKDLKVKGSSLVVKIGTKVKSIRLVDGDHDIDCKIDGIGAMKLKSEFVKKV; from the coding sequence ATGGCAAATTTACCAAATTGCCCAAAATGCAATTCACAATATACATATGAGGATGGTAGTCTGTTAATATGCCCAGAGTGCGCATACGAGTGGACTTTAGAAGCAGAAACAGAAAAGAATGAGGACCAAAAAATTATAAAAGATGCCAATGGTAACATATTACAAGATGGTGATACTGTAACAGTAATTAAAGATCTCAAAGTAAAGGGATCATCTTTAGTTGTAAAGATTGGCACAAAAGTAAAAAGTATCCGTTTAGTGGATGGCGACCATGATATTGATTGCAAGATTGATGGCATCGGTGCGATGAAACTAAAATCTGAATTTGTTAAAAAAGTATAA
- a CDS encoding cytochrome B5 produces the protein MHMHKYEKLWLLFGIGALLAFTITIGISAFYMGNQPPSCLVTVDPAKVDTTAPFDQPGLKQVGDKQYELVVVASAFNYDVGPEKVIKVPVGSTINFIGTTKDVIHGFEVAGSNANMMLEPGYINTVETKFNKPGKYTIVCNEYCGLGHHLMYATLEVVE, from the coding sequence ATGCACATGCATAAGTATGAAAAGCTCTGGCTCTTATTTGGCATCGGCGCTTTACTTGCATTCACGATCACTATAGGAATTAGTGCATTTTACATGGGAAATCAGCCACCAAGCTGTCTAGTAACAGTCGATCCAGCTAAAGTTGATACAACAGCACCGTTTGATCAGCCTGGTCTGAAGCAAGTGGGTGACAAACAATATGAGCTAGTAGTAGTAGCATCGGCATTCAACTATGATGTAGGACCAGAAAAGGTCATTAAAGTTCCTGTTGGATCGACGATAAACTTTATTGGGACAACGAAAGATGTCATTCATGGGTTTGAAGTAGCTGGCTCAAATGCAAACATGATGTTGGAGCCGGGTTATATTAATACTGTTGAAACGAAATTCAATAAGCCTGGTAAATATACAATTGTTTGTAATGAATATTGTGGTTTAGGTCACCACTTAATGTATGCAACGTTGGAGGTGGTTGAATAA
- a CDS encoding cytochrome c oxidase subunit 2A produces the protein MAKPELHHKTQVEDSSSLRGTLVMTSILGIILVFSWFGIFNLYLNR, from the coding sequence ATGGCAAAACCAGAATTGCATCATAAGACTCAAGTTGAAGATAGCAGTTCATTAAGAGGAACGCTTGTAATGACTTCAATTCTAGGCATCATTTTAGTTTTTTCTTGGTTTGGCATATTTAATTTGTACTTGAATCGTTAA
- a CDS encoding b(o/a)3-type cytochrome-c oxidase subunit 1: MMKSIVSINPKDAKLTMAFLYVAFISLLLGVTAGLLQVLVRSGKVTLPAGIDYYQVLTVHGVLLALVLTTFFIIGFIFATQSKTAGTYSDGERRWGWIAYWIMTIGVAITATFILLGESSVLYTMYAPLMAHPLHYIGLTLVVVGSWICSFVIFHRHARWKKEHPGQVTPLLSFMAVSTMIMWLVACLGLATTVLVQIIPWSLKLVPTIDVLISRTLFWYFGHPLVYFWLLPAYMAWYGIVPKIIGGKIFSDALARLSFVLFILFSIPVGFHHQLLEPGIDPFWKYLQVVLTFLVVIPSLMTAFALFATFEMRGRELGATGLMGWWKKLPWKDVRFLAPFIGMVFFAFGGAGGLVNASHQMNQVVHNTIWITGHFHLTVGSAVMMTFFGVTFWLVPSITGRKLTPKMNKVALVQTWLWTIGMVFMSGAMHTAGLLGAPRRSAFSTYASNLDSLAWIPYQIAQAVGGSILFLGGLLMVFIFFNLAFSAPKGEEEFPIAEVHDKAEKVPMIFENFKVWVVVTIALVLFAYTIPFIDMIQNAPPGSPGFTNVIGRQ; this comes from the coding sequence ATAATGAAATCGATTGTTAGTATCAATCCAAAAGATGCAAAGCTTACAATGGCATTTCTTTATGTTGCTTTTATTTCATTATTATTAGGTGTTACTGCTGGATTACTTCAAGTTTTGGTGCGTTCTGGAAAGGTAACGCTTCCGGCTGGCATTGATTATTATCAAGTTCTAACCGTTCATGGCGTTTTACTAGCACTTGTTTTAACTACTTTCTTTATCATTGGCTTTATTTTTGCGACACAAAGTAAAACTGCTGGTACGTATAGTGACGGTGAGCGTCGCTGGGGTTGGATTGCCTATTGGATCATGACAATTGGTGTAGCCATTACAGCAACCTTCATTTTATTAGGTGAAAGTTCAGTACTCTACACAATGTATGCTCCATTAATGGCACATCCATTACATTACATTGGTTTGACACTAGTAGTAGTTGGCAGCTGGATATGTAGTTTTGTAATCTTTCATCGCCATGCACGTTGGAAAAAAGAACACCCTGGACAAGTTACGCCGCTTTTAAGCTTTATGGCTGTCAGTACAATGATCATGTGGCTAGTTGCTTGCCTAGGTTTAGCAACGACCGTTTTAGTGCAAATTATTCCTTGGTCATTAAAGCTTGTACCAACGATTGATGTTTTAATTAGCCGAACATTATTCTGGTATTTTGGTCATCCACTCGTATATTTCTGGTTACTTCCTGCTTATATGGCGTGGTATGGAATTGTACCGAAAATTATTGGTGGTAAGATTTTCAGTGATGCATTGGCACGTTTATCATTCGTATTATTCATTTTGTTCTCTATTCCAGTTGGCTTCCATCATCAATTATTGGAGCCGGGGATTGATCCATTCTGGAAGTACTTACAAGTTGTCTTAACATTCTTAGTTGTTATTCCATCGTTAATGACTGCCTTCGCTTTGTTTGCAACCTTTGAAATGCGTGGCCGCGAATTAGGAGCGACAGGTTTAATGGGCTGGTGGAAGAAGCTACCTTGGAAAGATGTTAGGTTCTTAGCACCGTTCATCGGTATGGTATTTTTCGCATTTGGTGGTGCAGGGGGACTTGTAAATGCTTCCCACCAAATGAACCAAGTTGTTCATAACACTATTTGGATTACAGGGCATTTCCATTTAACAGTTGGTTCTGCTGTGATGATGACGTTCTTCGGTGTAACATTCTGGTTAGTGCCCTCCATTACTGGGCGTAAACTAACACCGAAAATGAATAAAGTAGCATTAGTTCAAACTTGGTTATGGACAATCGGTATGGTTTTCATGTCAGGCGCCATGCATACCGCTGGTCTACTTGGAGCGCCGCGTCGTTCAGCATTTTCAACATATGCGAGCAACCTAGATAGCCTAGCATGGATTCCATATCAAATAGCCCAAGCAGTTGGTGGGTCGATTTTATTCCTCGGCGGGCTATTAATGGTATTTATTTTCTTTAACCTTGCATTTAGCGCTCCGAAAGGTGAAGAGGAATTCCCGATTGCGGAAGTCCATGATAAGGCTGAAAAAGTACCGATGATTTTTGAAAACTTTAAAGTATGGGTTGTCGTTACGATAGCTTTAGTATTATTCGCATACACAATACCGTTTATTGATATGATTCAAAATGCACCGCCAGGCTCACCAGGCTTTACAAACGTTATTGGTCGTCAATAA